A genomic segment from Actinomadura hallensis encodes:
- a CDS encoding peptidoglycan D,D-transpeptidase FtsI family protein, with the protein MDKPVRRVAIFALLLFFALMVQVNYVQGSQAENLRTDANNSRQFTEVFNSPRGQISAGGEVLVTSKPTGKDNPAYGRSYKDGPVFAPVTGFFNGGATGVERAYNSLLSGKDKRITQQRWFDTFIGKPAEGANLELSIDPEAQRAAYQLLKAKTSPGRRGGAVVMDVRTGALKVAASWPSFDPNEVAPQQGEKGAKRLEQLDDGEGVVKPLVDNALSQTFPPGSSFKAVTTVAAMQELGIESSSVIQTGQLILPESGRPLPNSHDSGSCAGTAPLRGAFAESCNTSFGKMALDMGIQQLSDSSGKFGFGKRIELEPDMYSAESSVPVSYTGPDGKTIPTGQDGTARSGIGQENVRATPLQMAMVAAGIANKGKIMSPYVVEKVRAKDQSELYSAKPEEFAQPMTRGQAQQLEDMMRAVVSEGTATNLRGMRIAGKTGTAEQGPGNPNARWFVGFSPVDNPRYAFAVMTEGPGSGGADAGPVAGAIMAKVLQK; encoded by the coding sequence ATGGACAAGCCGGTCCGGCGGGTGGCGATCTTCGCGCTGCTGCTGTTCTTCGCGCTGATGGTCCAGGTGAACTACGTCCAGGGGAGCCAGGCGGAGAACCTGCGCACGGACGCGAACAACAGCCGCCAGTTCACCGAGGTGTTCAACTCGCCGCGCGGGCAGATCTCCGCGGGCGGCGAGGTGCTGGTGACGTCGAAGCCGACGGGCAAGGACAACCCGGCGTACGGCCGCTCCTACAAGGACGGCCCGGTCTTCGCGCCGGTGACGGGCTTCTTCAACGGCGGCGCGACGGGGGTGGAGCGCGCCTACAACTCGCTGCTGAGCGGCAAGGACAAGCGGATCACGCAGCAGCGTTGGTTCGACACGTTCATCGGCAAGCCGGCGGAGGGCGCGAACCTGGAGCTGTCGATCGATCCGGAGGCGCAGCGGGCCGCGTACCAGCTGCTGAAGGCGAAGACCTCGCCGGGCCGCCGCGGCGGCGCGGTGGTGATGGACGTCCGGACGGGCGCCCTGAAGGTGGCGGCGTCGTGGCCGTCGTTCGACCCGAACGAGGTGGCGCCGCAGCAGGGCGAGAAGGGCGCCAAGCGGCTGGAGCAGCTGGATGACGGCGAGGGCGTGGTGAAGCCGCTGGTGGACAACGCGCTGAGCCAGACGTTCCCGCCGGGGTCGTCGTTCAAGGCGGTGACGACCGTGGCCGCGATGCAGGAGCTGGGGATCGAGAGCTCGTCGGTCATCCAGACGGGGCAGCTGATCCTGCCGGAGTCGGGACGGCCGCTGCCGAACTCGCACGACAGCGGGAGCTGCGCGGGGACGGCTCCGCTGCGGGGGGCGTTCGCCGAGTCCTGCAACACCTCGTTCGGGAAGATGGCGCTCGACATGGGCATTCAGCAGCTGTCCGACAGCTCCGGCAAGTTCGGGTTCGGCAAGCGCATCGAGCTGGAGCCGGACATGTACTCGGCGGAGAGCTCGGTCCCGGTGTCGTACACCGGACCGGACGGCAAGACGATCCCGACGGGGCAGGACGGGACGGCGCGGTCCGGCATCGGGCAGGAGAACGTGCGGGCCACCCCGCTGCAGATGGCGATGGTCGCGGCGGGGATCGCCAACAAGGGCAAGATCATGAGCCCGTACGTGGTGGAGAAGGTCCGGGCGAAGGACCAGAGCGAGCTCTACAGCGCGAAGCCGGAGGAGTTCGCCCAGCCGATGACCCGCGGCCAGGCGCAGCAGCTGGAGGACATGATGCGCGCAGTCGTCTCCGAGGGCACCGCGACGAACCTGCGCGGCATGCGGATCGCGGGCAAGACCGGCACGGCGGAGCAGGGTCCGGGGAACCCGAACGCCCGCTGGTTCGTCGGGTTCAGCCCGGTGGACAACCCGCGCTACGCCTTCGCCGTGATGACCGAGGGCCCGGGTTCCGGCGGCGCCGACGCTGGCCCCGTCGCCGGGGCCATCATGGCTAAGGTCTTGCAGAAGTGA